The genomic region TCTTTCTACCACTCAATTCAGTTCTCTTATGCACAATAGTACATGGACAGTGATCAAAAATTCCCTCTGGGTGAAAATGAACCATATAATCCCCATACTCCAGCAACCATTCATGATTGCCCATCCCCCTATCCAGTCTACTATACACCCTATGAATTGGTTCCTTCTTATTGGACCAAGTAAATAAAGCTCCAGTTGCTTGTAAGTCCTCTACACAACATAAAGAGACAGACTCCTGGAAGTGTTCCATCTCAGCATCAGTTGTGTTGCCACCCAAACATTCTACAGGAGTGAGCACAGTATTAAAGTCTCCTGCCATATTATATcaaaaatgaacataacaaagagcTCAAATAAAGCAAGACATAATAAATACGGGATACAAATCACTTGAACAAATAAGCTTGGGATCATTCATGTTAGGATAATAAGAGAAAGCGAGATAGGATAGCAAATGAGCATGTCGTAGgcatatttaaataagtgaagtaaaGGAAAGAACATAGATACGGTTAGTTAATCACAAGCACGAATTCCAATGAAATGTGACATATGCAACTATCCAAATTACACAAAACTAGTACTTAAGTCATGTGAGATAGATAACCGAGTCGTCAATCATCGCAATACATATAGTtaaaaaccatagccattactttggaaattttctaacaaacattgcacgggacgtgtctattaacgtcacatgcgcactcatggcttgcatctcaccatgagaacggatgggagcatcaatcccggcAATCATAgcgcaactagaaggcttgcatctcacctttagtgtccgataggaccaagactctttcATTCAACCACATAAGACGTAAATTCTTGTGAGAAAGACATATGCCAATGACCATAACCAAGCAAGatatttactactcttagactaattTTTTCCTggaaaagactaagataaaactcacttgccagaacagcacaagtgaccaaaaccGTACATGCCAGAACAACACAAATAGCGAAAATCATACTTGCCTGAACAACACAAgtagccaaaaccgtacttgccagaacagcacaagcaactaaaatcgtacttgccagaacaacacaagtagccaaaactgtacttgccagaacagcacaagtaggccaaacccgtacttgccagaacagcacaagtagggcgcaAATATAAGTCAAGCAAGAAGGCATAGCATTATGGCATTTTCACAAGAGTACGACTCATTACCAGTAGTTACTTAGAATAAATCACTCATACTTGAAATATGATAAAAACGTGAAAAGGAGCAAGTAATAACCCATAAAATATACTAAGTCATTTCATACTTGTATAACATGGCTAAAAATTGTATTTCATATTTACAAGTTAATTACTTGAGCTTAAAATAGAACAagtgataacaaatgaattaagtgaTACGAAATAcgaggcaaaacgtaaataaacaaatgagaactcaaatatgaagtatatagtatcatttcatacttttctaacatgaataaatattatactccatatttatattttaattaaacatagtataaacaaacgataacaaatgaattaagtaaTGTAAAACGCTAGGTAAAATCTAAACGAATCCAAACCGAACCGCATTTAAACTTAACAACCAAAACCAACGTTTAACATGTGAATTAGACATAAGCAAGGAGCTCCAATGATAAAAAGGTgtcaacacaccatacacaagcattagaaccaaggttaagatgcatacccaacaagaaacgtaaaacccaatttataacaagtttagtactcgactacaataAAGGTCCACTTCAAACGATTATAACTTGAGTTCTGGACACAAGAATGAGGTGAAACCAATTGGAAATGATATCGTATCCTCTTaaggttctaacggtaggtcataaacaCAAAACAAATAAGTAACGAAGGAGTTAGGGCCATTTTATGAAAAGTGGTCAGGCTGAAAGCCGCACTACGGGCTGCTTCCCACGACACAAACAAGGCATGAACTTCATTCCCAATTCAATTTTATGGTATATTCACAACCCCATATTAATCATATAAGCAAAGACCATCGCAACTACGACATACCCACCATATCTCAACAATAAACACCTACAACATGTAGCAAAGATCGTCGCAAACTACAAGATACATACAATAGCTAAACAACACCCCATTCCTCACAAACCAACTTTACCCAATTGATATTATTTTCAATAAGTCATCTCAATAAcataaaaatacaattaaaatatCATCTAACATTAATAATCCAACAAAATTCATTAATAGCATTAAAGGTAGTAACTTTACTAGCTAAAAACTAAACTTTAACAATTAAAGCATATAATTTGATATAataccgagtaacccatcaccgttaccttttagctcttcAAGGACACGATTCTGACTCAATACTACTCCGAAATTCTAAAGCTTCCACCTAGAGACAAGTTTAAGACAAAAAAGGTTAGAAACCTCTTCTCacaaaaagatggattttctaaaAGGTTCAAAAGTTAAGATTTTTTTTACATAGAaagaaggaggagaaggagaggagaataTTGGTACAAAAATCATAAGATTTTGTTGAGAAACGAAGAAATGGAATCTGTCTTAAGGTTTGAGTTTTTGAAGGTTTAATGGTGGAAATCTCTTCTTTTACAAGGGAAGAAGATGAAGGGAGATGCTGAAAAATTAGAAAGGAAACCCTAACAAAAGGGGGTTTTGTTAACTAAAAGATGGTCCATAGGTTTGTTTTGGCCCAATAACAAAGGCACCTGGTTTGTGACTCGGTTTTGCACTAAAAGGACCCATATACGACTTTTAAGGGGTTACCGGGTTAAAATAAAACCAAATTGATTTTTATGAAACTAAAGCACGATTTTGAACGTATAAAACTAAATAAATAATGTGccaaataaaattgagtattaTAAAATTAGTGATTTTAATAAATTACCCATTAAGTTAaaatcgcgggtgttacaatgacCCTACCTTCAAAAGTTtcatcctcgaaacttgaaaatagaaaacaaaaagtataataccacggttttctaagtctgttactcggccgaatatggcttactcggccgagtaagggtgtcgtgtgtttctggacagtttactgcccaggaatactcagccgagtattggaatactcgaccgagtagaggatactcggccgagtatactctctactcgaccgagtatccggtcttaTGGGTATTAATTCCGCGgcttgatttagaaaggattagagttatttaagatgcgttttacagtttctaatcacttttacaaaacctaaacaatacaacgtaactctaatcctccccaaatctctctcaagtgcacggattgttcatgagtctagttcatctttcgTTGCATCGATTATGTCGGTAAGCCTTTGATTTCTTAAATTCTATTGATTTATCTTTTAGGGTTTGCCCTAATTTGTATTTGTGGGAAAGGGGTTTTGCAtatggtaattggaattatgtgattgttgttaggttgagaattcgtagaggagcctttctagcTTACTTGTGTATCTAattgcagttgtgctaaggtagggtttccctactcggtttactgttaattgatttaagattgtattgtgattgttgtacgattgatattgtgatatCTGTTGATTGTTGATTTGGAATATATAtttgtgttttgatgatgtcaagagtgctttactcTTTATATACTCATTGCgcataatcgtttgtttagtcccttCAGATTAGACTTACTATATATCAAGCTTAGaagattgtgatgaaagtatacagGATTAtgttatgatcaagccctcaattacgAATCAAGATTATGGAAGAGATATTCAAGCATTATGAGAAGACGAagctcgtctaaagattaatcaagcttggatggtGAAGTAgactatactcgaagatctcctatgaagattagaatattataggtgattatctcgtaatggtaacataagaatgaatttcttatactggtaaagttatagcttgacagctataacattacttgtgaAAGTgcttaatgttatagctcttctactataacattgagatgctgagtttgtaTTAACACACGACTCAAGATGTTTTCAAAGTTgcttttgaaaaatgtttttgattcttttaaatgttctagcaaaagtatttatttaatacggaagCTCATATTCATATagagtgtggttttattttaagcCTTTGGTTAGTAATtatgttggatcaacttatgagttgagccatattactaattagggttttaacaaagcatactcttaaaccctaaaatctGACCTAACTTCAAGTTAGGATTTTCACGAAAAACGAGGCATATGGGCCGTGTTTGTTCCGTGTAAACCTAAGGGATAAAAGCTATtgttgttaagattttattctcttaacatatcttttatgtTTTAGCTTGATTTGGCAATTTATGATAaagatatttttgttatggaaaatcttatcatatcttaagatttaaggaaagaataataggagAATATCTTATGaattatcttttggaatattctctattatctcttaggattttaaggaaagaaataacaaaTATATGATTGTTTGCATATCTTatatttcggccattagggtttcttgTGAAACCGTGTGCCATGCTccttccttgcctataaatattttgcctttgcaacatttaaaagtaagacctttaagcataaaattgattttatttttaagagCAAAAACCATGTATTTCAaaacaagaaaaccgttttgatatttttgaaaaggtcgtgtgtttataaacttgtgcatttgTTCTTTAGTTatcattataagataatagtgcttaattgatttcttactcgttcattaacgtgaacttttagtagaatcattagtgctttattattagcgtaagttagtcactcgactatttaacggtactcatttgagttacaactagggttagttgtacgagttgggttagtaaatttgtaatctgtagaaaggtactaaatttattaatcgagaatagtggacgtaggtttcgatttgtgaaactgaaccacttcaaaaaccgtgcgtctctctctttcgttcgtttgtttatttcgtttttattcgttaattagttaattagttaatcaataaactttaaataattaattatacatttATAATCGAAAAACTAGGTAAAagtttttaaatcctcaattccccccccccccctcttgagtatttcggatggATAGACTCTTTAATTGGTATCAGaccctcgtgctcttgattgcctaaccgcaaaggggctgatctgtctatctttatttatcttatcgttttatattccgatGCCTATCAcatgataaatggattccaaatatctcaagtgtcccgtctttgatgggaagaattatggattatggaaaaacatgatgactcactatgtgaaaggtcttgattgggagtgctggaagaGTATCCAAAACGAACCAGTTAAAATTTTGGTTACTTCCAGTGAAGGCACTACTtacgagaaaaaggaagaggactatatcgaggccgactacaagaaggctgaaaagaattccaaagctaTAAGTCTATTGCAGAATGGCATAACTACTAATGAATTCGATCGGTTCTCTTCGTGCTcgacggccaaggaaatatgggacggccttgaattagcttatgaaggtacttccattgttaggaaacaccgcatagatctgttaatgcagaaatatgagctattcagtatGGAGGCAAATGAGTCCCTGGATAGTATGTTCGCACGTTTTTTAAGTATCATAAATgaattgaaaaacctaggaagaaaGTTCAACAACGAGGACATTGCTAGGAAgtttcttaggagcctgactaaaaagtggcgtgccaaggtcacagcaatggaggaatcgcgagatcttgaaaacctatcctaccaagaactcattggtgctctcatggtccatgaaattactctaaatgccgatgacgctgaaccaagcagAGGTAAAAGTATGGCCTTGAAAAGTGAAGATGTTAATTCCGACATAGAAGATGAAACCGtcttgtttgcacgccgtttttAAAATAGAGTCTTtcgaaacaagcaagcaaaatcgtcttataacaacaacaagtcgtttaacaagaaagcaacagaatcaaaatcatcatttcctaacagaggttgcttcaaatgtggagaatctgatcacatgattaaggattgtccaacatgggagaaaatcaaggacaaggcaaaacgcgagaagacaaagaaggagttcaaacaTGTAATGATGGCTTCATGTTGGGGTGATCTTGattcagaagatgatgaaggatctgaagatgacaaagtagccaacctttgtctcagcagcatCAGTCTTGACCTAATTTTCGACAGCGACGATGATAGCACAAATTCTCAATCAAACTATTGTTTTCTAGGAGAATAAGATGAAGATGACGACAatgaggttagttatcttgaactAACGAAACTTGTTAAGAAATTGTCCAAAAGTGccctaattgaattctttgagcaatccctcgataaatgtcatgaacaggatatggaactaaaggatctaaaggaacagattcttgatattgctgaggagaatcaCACTCTaaaggctaaagctaagaagttgaaatctaaagttatagctgataaagctacaacattagatactgctaatgctgaaaagaaggaattagaatctaaagttatagctaatgaagctataacttcaaatctaaagcttaatattaagcaccttcaagccaaagttatagctaatgaagctataactttagaacttagaaaagccaaggaACTTCTAGTGACTAAGATTACAtttgatgaagcagtgatcttagaacaaaagaaaaaaatcGATTCTCTCACAaaacaattgaaagaatctaaggcTGAGTTTATCactgttaagaaacaacattcagatgttgtacttattcttaacaaaaggttccaagactttcgtgataattaTAAGAAGGATAATGacatagatcacacgaaatgCCTTGAAGAAATCAAGAACCTAAAGGACTTACTTCTACACGCaaggaaagtccatgataagtgggaaggtagcacaaaattcttaaacttcctaaccgaacaatatgacaataatatgaagatggggttaggatatGAATgttacagccgtagagatcactctaaatgcaaatcaacaccttctgatTACGATTTCAGAAAAATAAAATATGTTGATCTCcttgaatatttgatttgcaattattgtggtcatacgggtcacatccaagacaattgtgtcaaacgTGTACATGATATATGAAAAAATACCAAATTTGTTAAAACGGTTGACACAACAGTCGAGGACGAAAAATCCCCTACAaaagaacctaacgaagaaaggaacaataactttcgttggttctatgatatggcTTTCGATCGCACAAAAAAACCTATCCCTTCACAAGCTCCTTCTCAATCCAAACAAAGCAAACCTAAACACAAGGAGAATGGCAATGTGAGACCAAGAGATATCCCTAAACCTTGAACCCCTCCTAGACAAAACTACCTAAGGTTTAAAAATACGACcgttagacaagtttgggtacgaaaggatttagtatatagagtaactaatcataagggacccaacttagcttgggtacctaaaaactgtatctaatacTTTCTGCAGGtaatggtgaaagaaaacaatcaatggtatcttgacaatggatgctcaagacacatcaCCGAAGataagaatttgtttctttcactcaagccttttaacggaggaaaggtgacgtttggggacaacaagaagggtaaagtgattggtgtgggcaaagttggaatttctaagtcacatgcaatcagtgatgtctatctagtagatggtctcaagcataatctgcttagcatatctcaactatgcgacaaaggtaacaagattgtttttcatactgatagttgccacattataattgaaggtataagcaatgttattcttgaaggccataggaaaaggaatgtgtatatggtagatttaaatgtcatgcctactaactcttttacatgcatgaaagttacatttgatgatccttgtttgtggcacaaacgttttggtcacattagctcactaaccttgaacaaactcaagaaatgggacttggttgaaggattacctaagatcaagttcgaccaagaaaaaatGTGTGGcacgtgtgctaggtgcaaacatgtgagatcatcgttcaaacctaaaagagttgtaagcacaaatcaagccctGGAACTGGTATAC from Silene latifolia isolate original U9 population chromosome 3, ASM4854445v1, whole genome shotgun sequence harbors:
- the LOC141648901 gene encoding uncharacterized protein LOC141648901, with product MAGDFNTVLTPVECLGGNTTDAEMEHFQESVSLCCVEDLQATGALFTWSNKKEPIHRVYSRLDRGMGNHEWLLEYGDYMVHFHPEGIFDHCPCTIVHKRTELSGRKSFKYFNMWGQSPHFKDCVKSVLERRYSGTEMYQLVKKMKALKPVLKSLNKNCFSDPD